The Clostridiaceae bacterium HFYG-1003 genome includes a window with the following:
- a CDS encoding pirin family protein — protein MRVIDHKTMGSSDLGWLQSIFHFSFAEYRNPEKVQFGALRVINDDLIHPHTGFEKHPHRDMEIISYVVEGELSHKDSMGNESVLKRGEVQYMSAGTGVYHSEHNRGDEMLRILQIWVFPDQRNHQPNYGEYRFPWEDRVNRWFPLVSSQTGQAPIRIHQDAAFHVISLEAGKEAYFAVGAGRQAYLIQMEGESVINGELVGGKNAVESQEEDFTIKARTTSHILVIELAMS, from the coding sequence ATGAGGGTTATAGATCATAAAACCATGGGCAGCAGTGATTTGGGCTGGCTGCAGAGTATTTTTCATTTTTCGTTTGCTGAATACCGGAATCCGGAGAAAGTTCAGTTTGGCGCACTGCGCGTCATCAATGACGATCTCATTCATCCCCACACCGGCTTTGAGAAGCATCCGCACCGTGATATGGAGATCATCTCCTATGTCGTTGAGGGAGAACTTTCTCATAAGGACAGCATGGGCAATGAAAGCGTACTGAAACGAGGCGAGGTCCAGTATATGAGTGCCGGAACCGGCGTTTATCACAGCGAACATAACCGGGGAGACGAAATGCTCCGAATCCTTCAGATCTGGGTATTTCCGGATCAGCGCAATCATCAGCCAAATTACGGCGAATATCGCTTCCCCTGGGAAGACAGAGTCAATCGCTGGTTCCCGCTGGTTTCATCGCAAACCGGGCAGGCGCCGATCCGGATTCATCAGGATGCCGCATTCCATGTCATCAGCCTGGAGGCTGGCAAGGAAGCTTATTTTGCGGTAGGTGCCGGCCGGCAAGCTTATCTGATTCAGATGGAAGGCGAGTCGGTCATTAACGGTGAGCTGGTTGGCGGGAAGAATGCCGTGGAAAGCCAGGAAGAGGATTTTACCATCAAAGCGCGTACAACTTCTCATATCCTGGTGATCGAGCTGGCAATGAGCTGA
- a CDS encoding amino acid ABC transporter ATP-binding protein: MIQVEHLNKFFGKLQVLKDISETIREGEIVSIIGPSGSGKSTFLRCLNLLERPTSGKVLFEGVDLADKNIDLDRHRQDIGMVFQQFNVFPHLKVIDNITLAPMLEKKMSRQDAQARASELLDRVGLLDKRDEYPTRISGGQKQRLAIVRALAMDPKVMLFDEPTSALDPEMVKEVLDVIKELTRTGMTIVIVTHEMGFAREVSDRILFMDEGVIQEQGTPDMIFNHPQNPRTKEFLSKML, from the coding sequence CTGATCCAGGTTGAGCACCTGAATAAATTCTTTGGCAAGCTGCAAGTTCTGAAGGATATCAGTGAGACGATCCGAGAAGGGGAAATTGTCTCCATCATCGGCCCGTCCGGCAGCGGTAAGAGTACATTTTTGCGGTGTCTGAATTTGCTGGAACGCCCCACTTCAGGCAAAGTCCTGTTTGAAGGCGTTGATCTGGCGGACAAGAACATAGATCTGGATCGTCACCGGCAGGACATTGGCATGGTGTTCCAGCAGTTCAATGTATTTCCGCACCTCAAGGTCATCGACAACATTACGCTGGCACCAATGCTGGAGAAAAAAATGTCCCGGCAGGACGCACAAGCCAGAGCCAGCGAGCTGCTGGACCGGGTAGGTCTCCTCGACAAGCGGGATGAATACCCCACCCGGATCTCCGGGGGCCAGAAGCAGCGTCTGGCGATTGTCCGTGCCCTGGCCATGGATCCGAAGGTCATGCTCTTTGATGAACCAACCAGCGCACTGGATCCGGAGATGGTCAAGGAAGTCCTGGACGTGATCAAGGAACTGACCCGGACTGGCATGACCATCGTTATTGTCACTCATGAAATGGGCTTTGCCCGTGAGGTGAGCGACCGGATTCTGTTTATGGATGAAGGAGTCATTCAGGAACAGGGGACACCGGACATGATATTTAACCACCCGCAAAATCCCCGTACGAAAGAATTTTTGAGCAAGATGCTCTGA
- a CDS encoding nitroreductase family protein, whose protein sequence is MNTVLNAISKRRSQYAISPKSPISEARVSEIVKTAVKYVPSAFNSQQHRVIVLFGEQNHKLWEITKEELKLIVPADQFGPTEQKINSFQNSFGTVVFFEENSVVTGLAEQFPTYAHNFPIWSEQSNGMLQSAIWNALAEEGLGASLQHYNEVISDSVKSEWNIPASWRMVAQMPFGAPVAEPGEKAYPDADAFVKIYQ, encoded by the coding sequence ATGAACACAGTATTAAACGCCATCAGCAAGAGAAGATCCCAGTACGCCATTTCCCCGAAGTCGCCGATTTCAGAAGCCCGAGTTTCCGAAATTGTGAAGACCGCGGTCAAATATGTCCCTTCCGCCTTCAACTCACAGCAGCACCGCGTGATTGTCCTGTTCGGGGAGCAGAACCATAAGCTCTGGGAGATCACCAAAGAGGAACTCAAATTGATTGTACCGGCGGATCAGTTTGGCCCGACGGAACAGAAGATCAATAGTTTCCAGAACTCTTTCGGAACTGTGGTGTTCTTCGAAGAGAACTCCGTGGTCACCGGTCTGGCGGAGCAGTTTCCGACCTATGCCCACAATTTCCCCATCTGGTCCGAGCAGTCCAACGGAATGCTGCAGTCTGCAATCTGGAATGCACTGGCAGAAGAGGGACTGGGTGCTTCTCTCCAGCACTACAACGAAGTTATTTCGGACTCAGTCAAGAGTGAATGGAACATCCCGGCGAGCTGGAGAATGGTTGCCCAGATGCCCTTCGGAGCACCTGTTGCGGAGCCCGGTGAGAAAGCTTACCCGGATGCGGATGCCTTCGTCAAGATCTACCAGTAA
- the raiA gene encoding ribosome-associated translation inhibitor RaiA — MKGSIYFKDMRNSDALEDLMVKKLSKLDKYFKSEADAKVTMSTIKKTNFKVEVLIPFNGLFLRAEETTDDMHKSIDRVVEKIERQLRRYKTKIEKRHTKESVRFPDFNQAAFAENAEPVQGEEEPRIVRTKSFELKPMTEEEAILQMELLGHDFYVFEDLSGITSVIYKRKDGNYGLIERATI; from the coding sequence ATGAAAGGATCAATTTACTTCAAGGACATGCGGAATTCTGACGCACTGGAAGATCTGATGGTCAAGAAACTGTCCAAGCTTGATAAATACTTCAAGTCAGAGGCAGATGCCAAAGTCACCATGTCCACGATCAAAAAGACGAACTTCAAGGTAGAAGTATTGATACCCTTCAATGGTTTGTTTTTAAGAGCTGAGGAAACCACCGATGATATGCATAAATCCATCGATCGGGTGGTTGAAAAAATTGAACGTCAGCTCAGAAGATACAAAACAAAGATTGAAAAACGCCACACCAAAGAATCGGTTCGTTTCCCTGATTTCAACCAGGCGGCCTTTGCTGAAAATGCAGAACCTGTGCAAGGTGAGGAAGAACCAAGAATTGTCCGGACCAAGAGTTTCGAACTGAAGCCCATGACGGAAGAGGAAGCAATCCTTCAGATGGAGTTGCTTGGCCATGATTTCTATGTCTTTGAAGATCTCAGCGGCATCACCAGCGTGATCTACAAGCGGAAAGATGGAAATTACGGTTTAATTGAACGAGCCACCATCTAG
- the secA gene encoding preprotein translocase subunit SecA, with protein sequence MGILNKIFGTYSDREVKRIYPMVEKINALESGYQKLSDDELKNKTIEFKERLAQGETLDDILVEAFATVREASVRVLGMRHFDVQLIGGIVLHQGRIAEMKTGEGKTLVATLPCYLNGLTGNGVHVVTVNDYLAKLQGEWMGQLYNFLGLSTGIILHGLTNQERRDAYHSDITYGTNNEFGFDYLRDNMVVYEEEMVQRKLNFAIVDEVDSILIDEARTPLIISGEGDKSTEMYKVADLFVKRLKDEADFTVDEKAHSVILTEDGITRVERYFNLDNFGDTAHMELQHHINQALKANYLFKADKDYMVKDGEIIIVDEFTGRLMEGRRYSDGLHQAIEAKENVDVLKESKTLATITFQNYFRMYQKLSGMTGTALTEENEFRSTYNLDVIVIPTNMPVVRLDHPDVVYKTVAGKYKGLIQEIVETYQKGQPVLVGTTSVEKSELVSELLKRERVPHQVLNARYHDKEAEIVSHAGERGMVTIATNMAGRGTDIKLGEGVKELGGLKILGTERHEARRIDNQLRGRSGRQGDPGESRFYISLDDDLMRIFGGETLKSRVSKLGLGDDEAIESKLVSGAIENAQKKVEGNNFDARKTLLGYDDVMNQQREIIYRQRREVMQGNDISESIQSMIARAVENSVQRFLQDGQDTREDYANLARFMQILVAQAKPTPAEDLQAMDQAAITAHYIEAAMVKYHEKEQKYPEQIRELERVVLLRVVDNKWMDHIDNMDKLKRGIGLRAYKQQDPVQAYQFEGTDMFNEMIDTIDEETTRFLLNVEIRTQEDIEREQVAKETATNQDDSLPNTPQVRKDKKVGRNDPCPCGSGKKYKNCHGRTERG encoded by the coding sequence ATGGGAATACTGAATAAAATCTTCGGAACTTACTCGGACAGGGAAGTCAAACGGATCTACCCGATGGTGGAGAAGATCAACGCCCTGGAAAGCGGGTATCAAAAGCTCTCCGATGATGAATTGAAAAATAAAACAATTGAGTTCAAGGAGCGCCTGGCTCAGGGCGAAACACTGGATGATATTCTGGTGGAAGCTTTTGCCACCGTGCGCGAAGCATCAGTGCGCGTTTTGGGAATGCGTCATTTTGATGTCCAGCTCATCGGCGGAATCGTCCTGCATCAGGGACGTATCGCGGAAATGAAAACCGGTGAAGGAAAAACGCTGGTGGCCACGCTGCCGTGTTACCTCAACGGGCTGACCGGCAATGGCGTCCATGTCGTTACGGTCAATGATTACCTGGCGAAATTACAGGGTGAATGGATGGGGCAGCTTTATAACTTCCTCGGCCTTTCCACCGGGATTATCCTGCATGGCCTGACCAACCAGGAACGGCGCGATGCCTATCACAGCGATATTACGTACGGAACCAACAATGAGTTCGGATTTGACTATCTGAGAGACAACATGGTCGTTTACGAGGAAGAAATGGTTCAGCGCAAGCTGAATTTCGCCATCGTGGATGAAGTCGACTCCATTCTCATTGATGAAGCCAGAACCCCGCTGATTATTTCCGGCGAAGGGGACAAGAGTACGGAGATGTACAAGGTCGCTGATCTCTTCGTGAAACGGCTCAAGGATGAGGCTGACTTCACAGTGGATGAGAAGGCTCATTCCGTCATTCTGACAGAGGACGGCATTACCAGGGTGGAGCGTTACTTCAACCTGGACAATTTCGGAGATACCGCGCATATGGAGCTGCAGCACCATATCAACCAGGCTCTGAAAGCCAATTATCTGTTCAAGGCAGATAAAGACTATATGGTCAAGGACGGCGAAATCATCATTGTTGATGAATTCACGGGTCGTCTGATGGAAGGCCGGCGCTACTCCGACGGACTGCATCAGGCCATCGAAGCCAAGGAGAACGTGGATGTTCTGAAGGAATCCAAGACTCTGGCAACGATCACGTTCCAGAACTATTTCCGGATGTACCAGAAGCTCTCGGGTATGACCGGTACAGCTCTGACGGAAGAAAATGAATTCCGATCCACCTATAACCTGGACGTTATTGTCATACCGACCAATATGCCGGTCGTTCGACTGGATCATCCGGATGTCGTCTACAAGACGGTAGCAGGAAAATACAAAGGACTGATTCAGGAAATTGTGGAGACTTATCAGAAAGGCCAGCCAGTTCTGGTTGGTACGACCTCTGTGGAAAAGTCCGAACTGGTATCGGAACTCCTGAAACGGGAACGCGTTCCGCACCAGGTTCTCAATGCCCGCTATCATGACAAGGAAGCTGAGATTGTATCACATGCCGGTGAAAGAGGCATGGTTACCATCGCAACCAATATGGCCGGACGTGGAACAGACATCAAGCTGGGCGAAGGAGTCAAGGAACTGGGGGGATTAAAGATCCTGGGTACGGAACGCCATGAAGCCCGCCGGATTGACAATCAGCTGCGCGGCCGTTCCGGCCGTCAGGGAGACCCCGGAGAATCCCGGTTCTACATTTCGCTGGATGACGATCTGATGCGGATCTTCGGTGGTGAAACCCTCAAATCCCGTGTTTCCAAGCTCGGGCTGGGAGATGACGAGGCGATTGAATCCAAGCTCGTTTCCGGTGCCATTGAAAATGCCCAGAAGAAAGTGGAAGGCAACAACTTTGATGCCCGTAAGACTCTGCTGGGATATGATGATGTCATGAATCAGCAGCGTGAGATTATCTATCGTCAGCGCCGTGAAGTCATGCAGGGCAATGACATTTCCGAAAGCATCCAGTCCATGATCGCTCGCGCGGTGGAGAACAGCGTTCAGCGTTTTCTGCAGGATGGCCAGGACACCCGCGAAGATTATGCCAACCTGGCACGGTTTATGCAGATTCTGGTAGCTCAGGCCAAACCAACGCCGGCGGAGGACCTGCAGGCGATGGATCAGGCAGCCATCACAGCTCATTACATTGAAGCCGCCATGGTCAAGTACCATGAAAAGGAACAGAAGTATCCGGAACAGATCCGGGAACTGGAGCGGGTCGTCCTGCTTCGGGTTGTCGACAACAAGTGGATGGATCACATCGACAACATGGACAAACTCAAACGAGGCATCGGACTGCGGGCCTACAAGCAGCAGGATCCGGTACAGGCCTATCAGTTTGAGGGGACTGACATGTTCAACGAGATGATCGACACCATCGACGAGGAAACCACTCGGTTCCTCCTGAATGTTGAGATCCGGACACAGGAAGACATTGAGCGGGAACAGGTTGCCAAAGAAACGGCAACCAACCAGGATGACTCTCTGCCCAATACACCCCAAGTCCGGAAGGATAAAAAGGTCGGCCGCAATGATCCGTGTCCATGCGGATCGGGTAAAAAATACAAAAATTGCCACGGTCGCACAGAACGGGGTTAA
- a CDS encoding DNA-3-methyladenine glycosylase, which yields MHRITDQSFFEQDAIALARDLLGKLIVHQVNGQSLILRITETEAYMGAEDLASHSRGGRITPRNRVMFGDAGRAYLFLIYGLHWCFNITANRPGLHEAVLIRAGVPVMGEEVMAAHRMTSGSGLSGSRQIANGPGKLCQALGLNRTHYGIDLKDQANELLWIASDDYVAEAIEEDVRIGIDYAGKDRNRPWRFYINNEPVSLTREQREKRHKGKRRTGRRG from the coding sequence ATGCATAGAATCACTGACCAAAGTTTTTTTGAGCAGGATGCGATTGCCCTGGCCCGGGATCTGCTGGGCAAGCTGATCGTCCATCAAGTCAACGGACAGTCCCTCATTCTGCGCATTACCGAGACGGAAGCCTACATGGGAGCGGAAGATCTTGCCAGCCACAGCCGCGGCGGCCGAATCACCCCACGAAACCGGGTTATGTTCGGAGACGCCGGAAGGGCCTACCTGTTCCTGATCTACGGTCTTCACTGGTGCTTCAACATCACGGCAAACCGGCCGGGCTTGCACGAAGCCGTGCTGATTCGGGCCGGAGTGCCGGTAATGGGAGAAGAGGTGATGGCGGCCCATCGCATGACAAGCGGATCAGGATTGTCCGGTTCCCGGCAGATTGCCAATGGTCCGGGCAAGCTCTGCCAGGCTTTGGGATTGAATCGGACGCATTACGGCATAGATTTAAAGGATCAAGCCAATGAACTCCTCTGGATCGCATCGGATGATTATGTGGCGGAAGCCATTGAAGAGGATGTTCGGATCGGCATCGATTATGCCGGGAAAGACCGGAACCGACCGTGGCGGTTTTATATTAACAATGAGCCGGTCAGTCTCACCCGCGAGCAGCGGGAGAAAAGACATAAAGGAAAACGCAGGACAGGAAGAAGAGGATAA
- a CDS encoding nitroreductase family protein — MNAILTGLKKRRSRYELKPDIPISNDQLAELIGNIFKTMPSPMNSQSSRAVLLFGEDHLKLWRITLEEMKKTASEAGYAKGLKKVETSFQSGYGTILFYEDGAIVRELEEKYPKYAHNFPVWSAQTSGMHQIAVWSALADEGIGASLQHYNELIDERVRMEWNIPDQWKLYAQMPFGRAVDVPKEKDIKPLEERVIIHRG; from the coding sequence ATGAATGCGATCCTTACAGGACTTAAAAAAAGAAGATCCCGCTATGAGTTGAAGCCTGACATTCCGATCAGTAATGACCAGCTCGCAGAGCTGATTGGCAATATATTCAAGACCATGCCTTCACCGATGAACAGCCAATCCTCCCGGGCAGTCCTTCTCTTTGGGGAGGACCATCTGAAGCTGTGGCGAATCACTTTGGAAGAAATGAAGAAAACTGCTTCGGAAGCCGGATATGCCAAAGGTTTGAAGAAAGTTGAAACGTCGTTCCAAAGCGGTTATGGTACCATACTCTTCTATGAGGATGGGGCAATCGTCAGAGAGCTGGAGGAGAAGTACCCCAAGTACGCCCACAACTTCCCAGTCTGGTCAGCCCAGACCAGCGGGATGCACCAGATTGCAGTCTGGTCGGCACTGGCGGATGAGGGGATTGGTGCTTCGCTCCAGCATTATAATGAACTGATCGACGAACGGGTTCGGATGGAATGGAATATACCGGACCAGTGGAAGCTGTACGCTCAGATGCCCTTTGGCCGGGCAGTGGATGTACCAAAGGAAAAGGACATCAAGCCCCTGGAGGAACGAGTGATCATTCATCGAGGCTGA
- a CDS encoding amidohydrolase has product MRPLTQIDRTITSKTELLLDLSDRIWHLAELPYEEFESAALLQQALGAEGFAVETGTALMPTAFIARWGQGSPVMGFLGEYDALDGLSQQAGLTQPGPLGNCSAGHGCGHNALGVGSLGAALALKEYLESNQLSGTVVYYGCPAEEGAGSKQFLARAGVFDPVDFIYTWHPSDLNQVQSTRTVAIMGANFSFKGITAHAGSTPHLGRSALDAAELMSVGVNYLREHMIDGARIHYAYAYAGGTAPNVVQDRATVKYEVRSPKVSQVKELFERVADVSRGAALMTGTQTEYEITMGFSDYIPNEPLAAIASEAFLEVGAPPWDEADFALARAYRDSFSETTRQSMNESIREMFGEDRLAEIQSNPLDTEVHPYSAGPTRYVSGSTDVGDVCYVAPTVNFNVAAAFIGNVGHTWQMTGQSGSTLARKGMLTAARVMALAAVKTMEQPEVIARAKEFVRKQNGGAYRCPLPEELQPPVGRY; this is encoded by the coding sequence ATGAGACCATTGACACAAATTGATCGAACAATCACCAGCAAAACCGAACTCCTGCTGGATCTGAGCGACCGGATCTGGCACCTGGCAGAGCTGCCCTATGAGGAATTCGAATCCGCGGCGCTGCTTCAGCAGGCGCTGGGAGCCGAAGGATTTGCCGTCGAGACCGGGACAGCCCTCATGCCGACAGCTTTCATTGCCCGCTGGGGGCAGGGCAGCCCGGTCATGGGATTTCTGGGAGAGTATGACGCCCTGGATGGCCTGAGTCAGCAGGCAGGACTCACCCAGCCCGGACCCCTGGGGAATTGCTCTGCCGGTCATGGCTGCGGGCACAATGCCTTGGGTGTTGGATCGCTGGGAGCTGCCCTGGCACTCAAGGAATACCTGGAATCCAATCAACTGTCGGGAACCGTCGTATATTATGGCTGTCCCGCGGAAGAAGGGGCCGGCAGCAAGCAGTTTCTGGCCCGAGCCGGTGTATTTGATCCGGTGGATTTTATTTACACCTGGCATCCGTCAGATCTCAATCAAGTCCAGTCCACCCGGACGGTGGCCATCATGGGCGCGAATTTCAGTTTCAAAGGGATAACAGCGCATGCCGGAAGTACGCCTCATCTGGGGCGGAGCGCACTGGACGCGGCCGAGCTTATGAGTGTCGGGGTCAATTACCTGCGGGAGCATATGATCGACGGAGCCAGGATTCACTACGCCTATGCCTATGCCGGCGGCACAGCTCCCAATGTGGTCCAGGATCGGGCCACCGTCAAGTATGAAGTCCGCTCGCCCAAAGTCAGTCAGGTCAAGGAGCTGTTTGAGCGGGTTGCTGACGTTTCGCGGGGAGCTGCTCTCATGACGGGCACCCAGACAGAATACGAGATTACCATGGGCTTTTCGGATTATATTCCCAATGAGCCGCTGGCAGCCATTGCCAGCGAAGCCTTCCTGGAGGTCGGTGCTCCGCCCTGGGATGAAGCAGACTTTGCGCTTGCCCGAGCCTATCGGGACAGTTTCAGCGAGACGACCCGTCAGAGCATGAACGAATCAATTCGGGAGATGTTCGGCGAGGACCGGCTGGCAGAAATCCAGAGCAATCCGCTGGACACCGAAGTTCATCCTTATTCGGCAGGTCCGACCCGCTACGTGTCCGGCTCAACGGACGTAGGTGATGTCTGTTATGTCGCCCCCACGGTGAATTTCAATGTAGCCGCAGCATTCATTGGTAATGTCGGTCACACCTGGCAGATGACGGGACAGTCTGGGAGTACCCTGGCCCGGAAAGGGATGCTGACGGCGGCCCGCGTGATGGCTCTGGCCGCAGTGAAGACGATGGAGCAGCCAGAAGTGATCGCCAGGGCAAAGGAATTTGTGCGCAAACAGAACGGCGGAGCCTATCGCTGCCCCTTGCCGGAGGAACTTCAGCCTCCAGTGGGGCGGTACTGA
- a CDS encoding transporter substrate-binding domain-containing protein, with protein sequence MKNQMKKQWKQNLVSVITGLVMMGILSSCSSLNPAQSIGKNASRLEAIKAKGVLSVAMEPYFAPNEFIDPSKTGDDRYVGSDVEMAKYIAQKLGVELEIVPLEFSAVLSSITEGKYDLAISALAYTPARAQAMILSDGYYFSEDSPGYGLVIRSEDKGVIKSAADLANQVVVAQSGSLQELFANDQIPVKKELKRVSSTTDGLLMVQENKADAIVVAKSMAQLYIDANKGCGLEIVQGFEFTVDKALDGTRVGIPLGEEELAAEVNRIIAELLASGQYEKWYNDYSEYAKKLGL encoded by the coding sequence ATGAAAAACCAAATGAAAAAGCAATGGAAACAGAACCTGGTGAGCGTGATCACCGGACTGGTCATGATGGGGATTTTGAGCAGCTGTTCGTCTCTCAATCCGGCTCAGTCAATTGGGAAAAACGCCAGCCGGCTGGAAGCCATCAAAGCCAAAGGGGTATTGTCGGTGGCGATGGAGCCATACTTTGCGCCGAATGAGTTTATCGACCCATCCAAGACCGGGGATGACAGGTACGTCGGCAGCGACGTTGAAATGGCGAAGTATATTGCTCAGAAGCTCGGCGTCGAGCTGGAGATCGTTCCGCTTGAATTTTCTGCCGTTCTCTCCAGCATTACGGAAGGTAAGTATGATCTGGCCATCAGCGCACTGGCCTACACGCCGGCCCGGGCTCAGGCGATGATCCTGTCCGATGGCTATTACTTTTCCGAGGATTCACCGGGCTACGGACTGGTGATCCGCTCAGAGGACAAGGGAGTCATCAAATCGGCTGCCGATCTGGCGAATCAAGTGGTGGTGGCTCAGTCCGGCTCGCTGCAGGAACTCTTTGCCAACGACCAGATTCCGGTGAAAAAAGAGCTGAAGCGGGTTTCCTCAACCACAGACGGCCTGCTGATGGTTCAGGAAAACAAAGCGGACGCCATCGTCGTTGCCAAATCCATGGCGCAGCTCTACATTGATGCGAATAAGGGCTGCGGCCTGGAAATTGTTCAGGGATTTGAATTTACAGTGGACAAAGCTCTGGACGGAACCCGGGTGGGGATCCCGCTCGGAGAGGAAGAACTGGCGGCTGAAGTCAATCGTATCATTGCCGAGCTGCTGGCATCCGGGCAGTACGAAAAGTGGTACAACGATTATTCCGAATACGCCAAAAAACTCGGTCTGTAA
- a CDS encoding amino acid ABC transporter permease, whose translation MLDTLIQLWNKYNYVYIDGLVGTLSLAAVTVLAATLLGTVIAIMKLSRFRICHLITGTYISVLRGTPILLQLYFFWLLLPKVLPFDISDMACIIIALIINASSYVAEIVRAGIQAVDRGQVEAARSLGITAVNTMRTIVLPQAVKNILPALGNEYINMVKQTSLASVFFVPELMTSYKTVQSATFLAVPSLIIVGMIYFVLIKLLEQGLDLVERRLARNEA comes from the coding sequence ATGCTAGATACATTGATCCAGCTCTGGAACAAATACAATTATGTTTACATCGACGGTCTGGTGGGAACCTTGTCTTTGGCCGCGGTGACTGTACTGGCCGCAACGCTGCTGGGAACTGTCATCGCAATCATGAAGCTTTCCCGGTTTAGGATCTGTCATCTCATCACTGGAACCTATATCAGTGTTCTGCGTGGAACCCCGATTCTCCTGCAGTTGTATTTCTTCTGGCTGCTCCTGCCGAAAGTCCTTCCTTTTGACATCTCCGACATGGCCTGCATCATTATTGCCCTGATCATCAACGCCAGTTCCTATGTGGCGGAAATTGTCCGGGCCGGCATTCAGGCGGTGGACAGGGGCCAGGTGGAAGCAGCCCGCTCCCTGGGAATTACCGCGGTTAATACGATGCGGACTATTGTCCTGCCTCAGGCAGTCAAGAACATCCTGCCGGCTCTGGGCAATGAATACATTAATATGGTCAAGCAGACTTCACTGGCTTCCGTCTTTTTCGTGCCCGAACTGATGACATCTTACAAGACAGTCCAATCCGCCACGTTTCTGGCCGTGCCGTCGCTCATCATTGTTGGAATGATTTACTTTGTTTTGATCAAGCTGCTGGAACAAGGGCTTGATCTGGTGGAAAGGAGGCTGGCCCGCAATGAAGCCTGA